TGTTGATTATCGACAAACGAAATGGGATTGGTATGGCGGTTTTGTTCGGCATTCATACCTACCTGCAATCGATGAACAATCCGGGTTTGATTATAGCCTTTTTTGCGAAGAGCTTCATTAAAACCCTCTTGTCCTATAAGCTCGTACAAGCGATTGAAAGCGTCATTGTCGGATACCATCAAAATCTTTTTGATATAATGAGCTACCGAAGGTAGGCCATTAGGGGCTGTGGTATCGGTTTTGGCGGGGGTATGCCTTTCAAAAGTAGCTTCAGTAAGCATAGGCGTATTTTTGGTAAGCCCTTTTCTATGCAACTGATTGATTTTTTCTAAAGCCAATAAGCTAGCAGGAAATTTTACGGTGCTGGCAGGGTAGAAATATTCATTGGGATTGATTCTAAAGCCATAAGACTGAAAAGATGGTCGGTTGAAGGCATCTCGGTTAATTTGTGTATATAGAATCTGAACACGGAGGCGGTCGGCATTGTCTAGTATAAACTGAAATTTTTCGGGTTGCGATTTCATCAGTTCAGGGAGCAATTGTGCATCTATTTTTTGTGAATATAAGGTAGTTGACATAGCCAAAAGTGCCAAGATTTTGCTTATCGTTTTTTTCATAAGAAAAATAGTTTTACAAGGTAATTCTATCCGTGGTAATAAGTTATTGAGCAAATGAGTGATTAAGTGTTTGATAAATACAGTATTTGTTGGAGGTATTTTTATAGAGTACACTTATTTGCTAAAGGGTTTATTGTTAACTACTATTAGGAGCTAAACTCGTTACAATGTTTGGCTAATAGACGAATATCGTCTTCGTGGTGCAAGGCACTAATGACTAATCTGCTTACAGGCTGGTCGTGTACCGTTGGATATGGAAAACACGAAGTCATAATACCATTTTCGAGGAGGTATTCGTGCAAGCCTTCTCGATGCGTGCAGTACGCCGGATAGGCCCGAATACTGTCCAGATAATCTGTTTCGAGTAATTGATTAAATAGCTCGATTCGTTGTAAAAGGATTTGTTTTTGTAACTTATAAATACCTGTCGACTGTGTAAATGCCTTGAGTAATGCAGGCATCATTGGCGAAGCCCCCGAAAACATCGGCGTACTTTTTATTTGTTGCAAAATACTTACATTGCCCAAAATAATACCGCCAGTCATTCCCATAGCTTTGTTGAGCGAACTGGTAATCAGGATATTTACATTACTATTTGTTTCAAAGATAGGGCTACTTGCCAATAAATCATTGAGGTTTTGTATGCCTAAGCTATGAGAGGCATCAATAATTACAACTATTTCTTTGTTGGGGGGCAGTTGCTGTATCCAATCAAACGAATAGGCTTCTACATAAGGCGAACCTACCGAGTCTGAGCAAATAACTATTTTGGAAGAAGCATGATGACGTATTTTTTCAGAAATACGCTCGGCCCATTCTGCATACTT
The DNA window shown above is from Flectobacillus major DSM 103 and carries:
- a CDS encoding aminotransferase class I/II-fold pyridoxal phosphate-dependent enzyme, with the translated sequence MTFYTKILPSNTLCTQNQSYLWFSGTGYLGMAHHPIFKQHFVEAIEQLGTSWGSSRNNTVRLEVYDIAEQALASFFDAPASLTVASGMWAGQLAQKFWQLQGYSFEYAPKTHPALWTDNSYIPTIKYAEWAERISEKIRHHASSKIVICSDSVGSPYVEAYSFDWIQQLPPNKEIVVIIDASHSLGIQNLNDLLASSPIFETNSNVNILITSSLNKAMGMTGGIILGNVSILQQIKSTPMFSGASPMMPALLKAFTQSTGIYKLQKQILLQRIELFNQLLETDYLDSIRAYPAYCTHREGLHEYLLENGIMTSCFPYPTVHDQPVSRLVISALHHEDDIRLLAKHCNEFSS